A region of Kribbella sp. NBC_01245 DNA encodes the following proteins:
- a CDS encoding tetratricopeptide repeat protein, which translates to MSQANFSRPGAIDLSALRKPAGGAAPGAAPGAGAGAAGAPAAGGGAYVLDVTEAAFQADVIERSLQHPVVVEFWSPRSGASNQLAPILAALSTEYDGKFLLARIDIDANPGLAQAVGVQTVPLVIGVLRGQVVPLFQGPVGEPEARQYVDQLLTVAVANGIAGRAQPVAAAGPVDAEPVVDERFVKAEDAVGAGDLDGAIAAYEEILAQTPGDAEAKAGLSRVQLVKRTQDVPADFREKAAEDAADVEAQILVADVDLMGGHVEDAFNRLITTVQNTAGEDRNKARVHLLELFEVVGADDERVVRARQRLMMVLF; encoded by the coding sequence GTGAGCCAGGCGAACTTCTCCCGGCCCGGAGCGATCGATCTCTCGGCCCTGCGTAAACCTGCCGGTGGTGCTGCTCCTGGTGCTGCTCCCGGGGCTGGGGCTGGTGCTGCTGGTGCGCCGGCCGCAGGCGGTGGGGCTTATGTGCTGGATGTGACTGAGGCGGCCTTTCAGGCGGATGTGATTGAGCGGTCGCTGCAGCATCCGGTGGTTGTTGAGTTCTGGTCTCCGCGTTCTGGTGCGTCGAATCAGCTCGCGCCGATCTTGGCTGCGCTGTCGACTGAGTACGACGGCAAGTTTTTGCTGGCGCGTATTGATATCGATGCCAACCCGGGGTTGGCGCAGGCCGTCGGGGTTCAGACTGTGCCGTTGGTTATCGGGGTGCTGCGGGGGCAGGTGGTGCCGTTGTTCCAGGGGCCGGTTGGGGAGCCTGAGGCTCGGCAGTATGTTGATCAGCTGCTGACTGTGGCTGTGGCTAATGGGATCGCTGGGCGTGCGCAGCCGGTGGCGGCCGCTGGGCCGGTTGATGCTGAGCCGGTGGTTGATGAGCGGTTTGTTAAGGCTGAGGACGCTGTGGGTGCTGGGGATCTCGACGGGGCGATTGCCGCGTATGAGGAGATCTTGGCGCAGACGCCTGGGGATGCTGAGGCTAAGGCTGGGTTGTCGCGGGTGCAGTTGGTGAAGCGGACTCAGGATGTGCCGGCTGATTTCCGGGAGAAGGCCGCGGAGGATGCTGCGGATGTTGAGGCGCAGATCTTGGTCGCGGATGTTGACCTCATGGGTGGGCATGTCGAGGATGCTTTCAACCGGCTGATCACGACTGTCCAGAACACGGCCGGCGAGGATCGCAACAAGGCGCGGGTCCATCTGCTTGAGCTGTTCGAGGTTGTGGGTGCCGATGACGAGCGGGTCGTGCGCGCTCGGCAGCGACTGATGATGGTTCTGTTCTAG
- a CDS encoding IS110 family transposase, with protein MLFVGDDWAEDHHDLEVQDDQGRVLGIRRVPEGVQGMVKFHELIAQHLPDDGGPGQVMVGIETERGPWVAALIAAGYVVFGVNPKLAARHREVVSLSGAKDDKTDAHSLADMVRTRRHQLVATEADSQLAAGVKVLTRAHQSLIQERTRHMLRMRSALLDYFPAALEAYQQGTLTLTSPDVLALLAKAATPAAAAKLTTGQITAALKTARRRGDLPSRAAAIQAALRTEQLGQSEIVADAYAATVRSTVAILQALNTEITGLQAGVEAYFGRHPDVEIYRSLPGLGPILGARVLAEFGDAPGRYADAKSRKNYAGTAPLTRQSGRLKTVHARFVHNNRLVNALDQQAGAAILRDPHTRAYYDELRTRGHGHHAALRQLANRLVGLLHGCLKTGTHYDTHTAWAHRTKTTAA; from the coding sequence GTGTTGTTCGTTGGTGACGACTGGGCCGAAGATCATCATGACCTCGAGGTCCAAGACGATCAGGGCCGGGTGCTGGGCATTCGCCGGGTCCCCGAGGGGGTCCAGGGGATGGTGAAGTTCCATGAGCTGATCGCGCAACACTTGCCTGATGATGGTGGCCCCGGCCAGGTGATGGTCGGGATCGAGACCGAGCGGGGTCCGTGGGTGGCCGCGTTGATCGCGGCGGGTTATGTGGTGTTCGGGGTGAACCCGAAACTGGCCGCGAGACATCGTGAGGTGGTGTCGTTGTCGGGTGCCAAGGACGACAAGACCGACGCGCACAGCCTGGCCGACATGGTCCGGACCCGGCGTCACCAACTCGTGGCCACCGAGGCCGATTCGCAGCTCGCGGCCGGGGTGAAGGTGCTGACCCGGGCGCATCAATCGCTGATCCAGGAACGGACCCGGCACATGCTGCGGATGCGGTCGGCGTTGCTGGACTACTTCCCGGCCGCGCTGGAGGCGTATCAGCAAGGGACGTTGACGTTGACCAGTCCTGATGTGCTGGCGTTGCTGGCCAAAGCGGCCACCCCGGCGGCCGCGGCGAAACTCACCACCGGCCAGATCACCGCCGCGCTGAAAACGGCTCGCCGGCGCGGTGATCTGCCCAGCCGGGCCGCCGCGATTCAGGCCGCGCTGCGCACCGAGCAACTCGGCCAGTCCGAGATCGTGGCCGACGCCTACGCCGCCACGGTCCGTTCCACGGTGGCGATCCTGCAGGCCCTGAACACCGAGATCACCGGCCTGCAGGCAGGGGTCGAGGCCTATTTTGGCCGGCACCCGGACGTTGAGATCTACCGCAGCCTGCCCGGCCTCGGACCGATCCTCGGCGCCCGGGTGCTGGCAGAATTCGGCGACGCCCCAGGCCGCTACGCCGACGCGAAATCCCGCAAGAACTACGCCGGCACCGCACCCCTCACCCGCCAATCCGGAAGGCTGAAAACGGTGCACGCCCGGTTCGTCCACAACAACCGGCTCGTCAACGCCCTCGACCAGCAAGCCGGCGCCGCCATCCTGCGTGACCCACACACCCGCGCCTACTACGACGAACTCCGCACCCGCGGCCACGGCCACCACGCCGCGCTACGACAACTCGCCAACCGGCTCGTCGGCCTCCTCCACGGCTGCCTCAAAACCGGCACCCACTACGACACCCACACCGCCTGGGCCCACCGCACCAAAACCACCGCCGCTTGA
- a CDS encoding IS4 family transposase — protein MAEGAFAPGHLGELTQFIPFEMVDEALAQTGRTQARVRDLPARVVVYLVLAGCLFSDRGYGQVWHRLVAGLHGLTVATPTAAALTHARRRLGAAPLKALFDLLRGPSAPIAAAGVRWRGLLVTAIDGTTMTVPDTATNLGVFTKQTGSHGGSGYPLLRLMVVVCCGTRTIIDAAFGSALIGETRYAPPLLARSLRRGMIVLADRNFAARQVITAITDAGADLLIRCKDNRKLPVLQRHRDGSYLSMWDTTPVRVIEAEVTIATSNGRRTGTYRLVTTLLDPGNHPAIDLVKLYHQRWEIESAYLAIKSTILGGHVLRARTPEGITQEVYALLITYQVLRQAMTDATDTQPGTDPDRASFTIALNAARDQLIQATGVIAGTVIDLVGHIGRLVLANLLPPRRTRLGPRTVKRSTSKYPAKGPNTNRTTYQATINIDILTPPP, from the coding sequence GTGGCTGAGGGTGCGTTCGCGCCTGGTCATCTGGGCGAGTTGACCCAGTTCATTCCGTTCGAGATGGTCGATGAGGCTCTCGCCCAGACTGGCAGGACGCAGGCCCGGGTGCGTGATCTGCCGGCCCGGGTGGTGGTGTATCTGGTCTTGGCGGGGTGCCTGTTCAGCGATCGTGGCTATGGCCAGGTGTGGCACCGGCTGGTGGCCGGGCTGCACGGCCTGACCGTCGCGACACCCACCGCGGCCGCGTTGACCCATGCCCGGCGGCGACTCGGTGCTGCACCGTTGAAGGCCTTGTTCGACCTGCTCCGTGGCCCGTCCGCGCCGATCGCCGCTGCCGGGGTGCGGTGGCGGGGACTGCTGGTCACCGCGATCGACGGCACCACGATGACCGTGCCGGACACCGCCACCAATCTGGGCGTGTTCACCAAACAGACCGGCAGCCACGGCGGATCGGGCTATCCGCTGTTACGGCTGATGGTCGTAGTGTGTTGCGGCACCCGCACCATCATCGACGCGGCCTTCGGGTCAGCTCTGATCGGGGAAACCCGCTATGCGCCGCCGCTACTGGCCCGCAGCCTGCGCCGCGGGATGATCGTGCTGGCCGACCGGAACTTCGCCGCCCGGCAGGTCATCACCGCGATCACAGACGCCGGCGCCGACCTGCTGATCCGCTGCAAAGACAACCGCAAACTCCCTGTTCTGCAGCGCCACCGCGATGGCTCCTACCTGTCGATGTGGGATACGACTCCAGTCCGTGTGATCGAGGCCGAGGTCACCATCGCCACCAGCAACGGCCGACGCACCGGCACCTACCGGCTCGTCACCACCCTGCTCGACCCCGGCAACCACCCGGCCATCGACCTGGTCAAGCTCTACCACCAGCGCTGGGAAATCGAGTCGGCCTACCTGGCGATCAAATCGACCATCCTCGGCGGACACGTCCTGCGCGCCCGCACCCCTGAAGGCATCACCCAAGAGGTCTACGCACTCCTGATCACCTACCAGGTCCTGCGCCAAGCCATGACCGACGCCACCGACACCCAACCCGGCACCGACCCCGACCGGGCCAGCTTCACCATCGCCCTCAACGCCGCCCGCGACCAACTCATCCAAGCCACCGGCGTCATCGCCGGCACCGTAATCGACCTCGTCGGCCACATCGGCCGACTCGTCCTGGCCAACCTGCTACCCCCACGCCGAACCCGCCTCGGCCCCCGCACCGTCAAACGATCCACCTCCAAATACCCCGCCAAAGGACCCAACACCAACCGCACCACCTACCAAGCCACCATCAACATCGACATCCTCACTCCACCGCCCTGA
- a CDS encoding NAD-dependent epimerase/dehydratase family protein translates to MTIAITGAAGQVSTLIRPLLRVPDRVLRLSDISVVSDLAAGEEFVQASVTDLDAMTSFFEGADLVVHLGGHKSERPWRDILETNINGSHVVLEAARRAGVQRVLLGSSIHAVGFVRAADAAAAPVLPPRPDTYYGVGKVAMEALGSLYADRFGMSVVSARICTVGADIGTGGRTLSTWVSPGDLARLVEATAALDHPGHHIVWGVSANTRTWFSPEAGLAIGFKAHDNAEHHITPTTDVQPPNPTDLLAGAFTGDPTRPLGGTW, encoded by the coding sequence ATGACCATTGCGATCACTGGCGCCGCCGGCCAGGTGAGCACCCTGATCCGGCCCCTGCTGCGCGTACCGGACCGAGTGCTGCGGTTGAGCGACATCTCGGTGGTCAGCGACCTGGCCGCCGGCGAGGAATTCGTGCAGGCCTCGGTGACCGACCTGGACGCGATGACCTCCTTCTTCGAAGGCGCCGACCTCGTCGTACACCTCGGCGGCCACAAGTCGGAGCGCCCCTGGCGGGACATCCTCGAGACCAACATCAACGGCTCGCACGTCGTCCTCGAAGCCGCCCGACGCGCAGGCGTCCAACGCGTATTGCTCGGCAGCTCGATCCACGCCGTCGGCTTCGTCCGCGCCGCCGACGCGGCCGCCGCCCCCGTCCTACCACCCCGCCCAGACACGTACTACGGCGTCGGCAAAGTAGCGATGGAGGCACTCGGCTCCTTATACGCCGACCGCTTCGGCATGTCGGTCGTATCAGCCCGCATCTGCACAGTAGGCGCCGACATCGGCACCGGCGGCCGAACCCTCTCAACCTGGGTCTCCCCCGGCGACCTAGCGCGACTGGTCGAGGCAACCGCCGCCCTGGACCACCCCGGCCATCACATCGTGTGGGGCGTATCAGCCAACACCCGAACGTGGTTCTCCCCCGAAGCCGGTCTAGCCATCGGCTTCAAAGCCCACGACAACGCCGAACACCACATCACCCCCACCACCGACGTACAACCCCCCAACCCCACCGACCTCCTAGCCGGCGCCTTCACCGGCGACCCCACCCGCCCCCTCGGCGGCACCTGGTAA
- a CDS encoding glucarate dehydratase family protein: MKITDLHITPIAFADPPLLNSTGVHEPLALRTIVELEVDGTVVGLGEGSGELEILDALRSVRDVVIGQDVFAISLLEASIYEALGTVNRSVFSIIEVACLDAQGKLLGRPVSDLLGGAVRSTVPYSAYLFYKWAAHPGSPDDEWGEALDPDGMVRQAQRMVDLYGFGSIKLKGGVFQPDEEIAAIRALAEAFPDHPLRIDPNGAWTVSTSLYVGKELDGVLEYLEDPALGFDSMSVIARRVSMPLATNMCVISPETIAPALAVDAVQIVLSDHHYWGGLRHTRELGAICDTFGLGMSMHSNSHLGISLAAMTHVAAATPNLAYACDTHYPWNQADDVIEPGVLVFDKGALAVPQGPGLGVTLNQDKLAELHERYVASGRTTRADTAYMRQVQPDYDPTLPRF, translated from the coding sequence TTGAAGATCACCGACCTGCACATCACCCCTATCGCGTTCGCCGATCCGCCGTTGCTCAACTCCACCGGAGTCCACGAGCCACTCGCCTTGCGCACGATCGTCGAACTGGAAGTCGACGGGACGGTCGTCGGCCTCGGCGAGGGATCGGGCGAGCTCGAAATCCTCGACGCCCTTCGATCCGTCCGGGACGTCGTCATCGGCCAGGACGTCTTCGCCATTTCCTTGCTAGAGGCATCGATCTACGAGGCCCTCGGAACGGTCAATCGCAGCGTTTTCTCGATCATCGAAGTGGCGTGCCTCGATGCCCAGGGCAAGCTTCTCGGTCGCCCGGTGAGCGATCTGCTCGGTGGCGCCGTTCGGTCGACCGTGCCCTACAGCGCCTACCTGTTCTACAAATGGGCGGCGCATCCGGGTTCGCCGGACGACGAGTGGGGCGAGGCGCTCGATCCCGACGGCATGGTCCGTCAGGCTCAGCGCATGGTCGACCTCTACGGGTTCGGCTCGATCAAGCTCAAGGGCGGCGTCTTCCAGCCGGACGAGGAGATCGCCGCCATCCGGGCTCTCGCCGAAGCCTTCCCGGACCATCCGCTGCGGATCGACCCGAACGGCGCGTGGACGGTGTCGACCTCGTTGTACGTCGGCAAGGAGCTCGACGGGGTGCTCGAATATCTCGAGGATCCGGCGCTCGGCTTCGACTCGATGTCCGTCATCGCCCGTCGCGTCTCGATGCCCTTGGCAACCAATATGTGCGTGATCAGCCCGGAGACGATCGCTCCCGCGTTGGCCGTCGACGCGGTCCAGATCGTGCTGTCGGACCATCACTATTGGGGTGGCCTGCGGCATACCCGCGAGCTCGGAGCCATCTGCGACACCTTCGGCCTGGGCATGTCGATGCACTCGAACTCCCATCTCGGCATCTCGCTCGCGGCCATGACCCACGTCGCCGCCGCCACGCCGAACCTGGCGTACGCCTGCGATACGCACTACCCGTGGAACCAGGCCGATGACGTGATCGAGCCCGGCGTACTCGTCTTCGACAAAGGCGCGTTAGCCGTGCCGCAAGGGCCGGGGCTAGGCGTGACACTGAACCAGGACAAACTGGCGGAACTGCACGAGCGGTACGTCGCCTCCGGCCGGACAACGCGCGCGGATACGGCGTACATGCGTCAGGTCCAGCCCGACTACGACCCGACCTTGCCGAGGTTCTGA
- a CDS encoding NAD(P)-dependent oxidoreductase — MTRIAFIGLGIMGLPMATNLLAAGYDVRAYNRSPRPGYEGELASSVAEAVQDAEVIITMLPDSPDVSSVVLGSDGVLASAAPGALLIDMSSISPATARSIAAAGADVGVGVLDAPVSGGEQGAIEATLSIMVGGAADDVAAARPILETVGKTVVHVGPAGSGQTVKAANQLIVAGTIELVAEALTFLDAHSVDLEPAVEVLAGGLAGNRILDRKAAGMIAHEFAPGFRIDLHHKDLGIVTDSARDAGVVIPLGALVAQLMASARARGLGDLDHSALLLGVEALSGRGQNGTAATE; from the coding sequence GTGACACGTATCGCCTTCATCGGTCTCGGCATCATGGGGTTGCCGATGGCAACTAACCTGCTCGCCGCCGGGTACGACGTCCGCGCCTACAACCGCAGTCCGCGTCCGGGCTATGAAGGGGAGCTGGCCTCGTCGGTCGCCGAGGCGGTCCAGGACGCCGAGGTGATCATCACGATGCTGCCCGATTCCCCGGACGTCTCGTCCGTCGTCCTCGGTTCCGACGGCGTTCTCGCATCAGCCGCACCGGGCGCACTCCTGATCGACATGAGCAGCATCTCGCCAGCCACGGCTCGGTCGATCGCCGCGGCCGGCGCCGACGTCGGCGTAGGGGTGCTCGATGCGCCAGTCAGCGGCGGCGAGCAAGGCGCGATCGAGGCGACGCTGTCGATCATGGTCGGCGGTGCGGCGGATGACGTGGCGGCGGCCCGTCCGATCCTGGAGACCGTCGGCAAAACCGTCGTGCACGTCGGCCCGGCCGGTTCTGGCCAGACCGTGAAGGCCGCCAACCAGCTGATCGTGGCCGGCACCATCGAACTCGTCGCCGAGGCCCTGACCTTCCTGGACGCCCATTCGGTCGACCTCGAGCCGGCCGTCGAGGTGCTCGCGGGCGGTCTCGCCGGGAACCGCATCCTCGATCGCAAGGCGGCAGGCATGATCGCGCACGAGTTCGCGCCCGGCTTCCGGATCGACCTGCACCACAAGGATCTCGGCATCGTCACCGACTCCGCCCGCGACGCCGGCGTGGTCATCCCGCTCGGCGCGCTGGTCGCCCAGCTGATGGCCTCCGCTCGCGCTCGCGGCCTCGGCGACCTGGACCACTCGGCCCTACTCCTCGGCGTCGAAGCCCTCTCGGGCCGCGGCCAGAACGGCACTGCAGCGACCGAGTAG
- a CDS encoding MarR family winged helix-turn-helix transcriptional regulator — MRMSFEERIGGHLKRVEQELVVAKAAAVKPAGVTVAQYAALFVLEEQPGISGAELARRCLVTPQTMTTILRNLEAGDLIERTPHPFHRHVIETRLTPAGQQALDAADKRATKVERALAAEFDADERATLLALLGRCSAVLAAAREGFDAEE; from the coding sequence ATGCGGATGTCATTCGAGGAGCGCATCGGGGGTCACCTCAAGCGCGTCGAGCAGGAATTGGTCGTAGCGAAGGCGGCCGCGGTCAAGCCCGCCGGCGTGACCGTCGCGCAGTATGCGGCGCTTTTTGTGCTCGAGGAGCAGCCCGGCATCTCCGGCGCGGAGCTCGCGCGGCGGTGTCTGGTCACGCCGCAGACGATGACGACGATCCTGCGCAATCTCGAGGCGGGCGACCTGATCGAGCGCACGCCGCATCCGTTCCACCGGCACGTGATCGAGACCCGGCTGACGCCCGCCGGGCAGCAGGCGCTCGACGCCGCCGACAAGAGGGCGACGAAGGTGGAGCGGGCCCTCGCGGCGGAGTTCGACGCCGACGAGAGGGCCACGCTGCTGGCGCTACTCGGTCGCTGCAGTGCCGTTCTGGCCGCGGCCCGAGAGGGCTTCGACGCCGAGGAGTAG
- a CDS encoding SMP-30/gluconolactonase/LRE family protein, whose amino-acid sequence MTVVVLVSTLLAPSPAAAEAKAEVVASSMPAVIQTTSPRLHPEGIAWDPTRQAFLVSSITHGTVSVVDRAGRTRTLVSDPHLISTFGIHVDARRSRVLVTYGDMGVADRSTPETAFTRSGVGIYDLRTGRLLHRVDLNTAQLNPNGGRHAANDLAIDALGNAYVTDPAGDAVYRITVAGKASVLVRDAQLASPTIGLNGIAWHPAGYLLAMRYDTGQLFRITTAGHFREVPTGQSLAGADGLAFGRNGLYVVTNHLAAPSGVEAVTVLRSADGFRTARAVRRTPWPVKAPTTIALTPYGGYVVSGNLDLLLAGTPSDEFTLRRV is encoded by the coding sequence ATGACCGTTGTCGTCCTGGTCTCGACCCTTCTCGCTCCTTCTCCGGCCGCCGCTGAGGCCAAAGCTGAGGTCGTCGCTTCGTCGATGCCGGCGGTCATCCAAACCACTTCGCCGCGGCTCCACCCCGAGGGCATCGCGTGGGATCCCACCCGGCAGGCGTTCCTGGTCAGCTCGATCACGCACGGCACGGTCTCCGTCGTCGACCGAGCCGGTCGCACCCGCACCCTGGTCTCGGACCCGCACCTGATCTCGACGTTCGGCATCCACGTCGACGCTCGCCGCAGCCGCGTCCTCGTGACGTACGGCGATATGGGCGTGGCGGACCGATCCACCCCGGAGACGGCGTTCACGCGCTCGGGCGTCGGCATCTACGACCTGCGCACCGGCCGGCTCTTGCACCGAGTCGACCTCAACACCGCACAGCTCAACCCGAACGGCGGCCGCCACGCCGCCAACGACCTGGCGATCGATGCCCTGGGCAACGCCTACGTCACCGACCCCGCAGGTGATGCTGTCTACCGGATCACGGTGGCCGGCAAGGCCTCGGTGCTCGTCCGCGACGCCCAGCTCGCCAGCCCGACGATCGGCCTGAACGGGATCGCCTGGCACCCCGCCGGGTATCTCCTGGCCATGCGGTACGACACCGGCCAGCTCTTCCGCATCACCACCGCCGGCCACTTCCGCGAGGTCCCGACCGGCCAGTCCCTTGCCGGTGCCGACGGCCTCGCCTTTGGCCGGAATGGCCTGTACGTCGTGACGAACCACCTCGCCGCTCCGTCGGGAGTCGAGGCCGTCACGGTATTGCGTAGCGCCGACGGCTTCCGCACCGCTCGCGCTGTCCGTCGTACGCCGTGGCCGGTGAAGGCGCCGACCACGATCGCCCTCACGCCGTACGGCGGCTATGTGGTGTCGGGCAATCTGGATCTACTCCTGGCGGGCACTCCGTCGGACGAATTCACCCTGCGCCGAGTCTGA
- a CDS encoding YciI family protein, giving the protein MGKYMFSLYEAADWMDQASEQEWQDAMRAHEQFAAAVKAAGAEVVSGEGLAKITTATTVADGVVTDGPYLPSSDVLGGFYVIECADLDAALALAKVCPSPAVEVRPTL; this is encoded by the coding sequence ATGGGTAAGTACATGTTCTCGTTGTATGAGGCGGCGGATTGGATGGATCAGGCGTCCGAGCAGGAGTGGCAGGACGCGATGCGGGCGCATGAGCAGTTCGCCGCGGCGGTCAAGGCGGCCGGGGCTGAGGTGGTCAGTGGTGAGGGGCTGGCCAAGATCACCACCGCGACCACGGTCGCGGACGGCGTGGTGACGGATGGGCCCTACTTGCCGTCTTCGGACGTGCTGGGCGGGTTCTACGTGATCGAGTGCGCCGATCTGGACGCGGCACTCGCGCTGGCGAAGGTCTGTCCGTCGCCCGCGGTCGAAGTACGGCCGACGCTATAA
- a CDS encoding YciI family protein, translating into MAQYMFMLFDSEEWYDQITPEQWESTMKLHNDFSAAVEAAGASITGGAALERSSTATTVRQPDGNALVTDGPFIETKEALGGFYLIECRDMEQALELAKLCPSGNIEVRPVMDTSSETPPE; encoded by the coding sequence ATGGCGCAATACATGTTCATGCTGTTCGACTCGGAGGAGTGGTACGACCAGATCACTCCCGAGCAGTGGGAGAGCACGATGAAGTTGCACAACGATTTCTCGGCGGCGGTGGAGGCGGCGGGAGCCAGCATCACCGGTGGTGCCGCCCTGGAGCGCTCGTCGACGGCGACGACCGTGCGGCAGCCGGACGGAAACGCGCTGGTCACCGATGGTCCGTTCATCGAGACCAAGGAGGCGCTCGGCGGCTTCTACCTGATCGAGTGCCGCGACATGGAGCAGGCGCTCGAGCTGGCCAAGCTCTGCCCGTCGGGCAACATCGAGGTCCGCCCGGTGATGGACACGTCGAGCGAGACCCCGCCGGAGTGA
- a CDS encoding RNA polymerase sigma factor produces MPGARDVARLVDEAHRGHWSAVLASTVRLTRDIDLAEDCAQDAFVQALRTWPDGIPDNPAAWLTTVARRLALDRLRRETTLRRKLPMLIEDADPDPDGERPTDPLRLVFTCCHPALARESQIALTLRLICGLTTREVAAGLLVPEPTVAARITRAKKKISAAGIPYRIPADAELPERLDAVLTVVHLVYTAGHVAAGPDLTRADLTGRAIDLARMLVRLMPAEPEPQALLGLLLMTEARGDARVSEDGELVLLADQNRSRWDARLLAEGIARATAALNAGQGRFALQAAVAGLHVTARSWQETDWPAVVRMYDAMMALWPTPIVALNRAAARSLVPDADLVAVLAELDGLASSPALKAYAYLPATRADVLNRLGRAEEAAAAYQEAIDLTANEAERRFLLRRRASLSP; encoded by the coding sequence ATGCCCGGCGCGCGGGATGTCGCGCGCTTGGTGGACGAGGCGCACCGCGGGCACTGGTCCGCGGTGCTGGCCTCGACCGTGCGGCTCACCCGGGACATCGATCTGGCCGAGGACTGTGCGCAGGACGCCTTCGTCCAGGCGCTGCGGACCTGGCCCGACGGCATCCCGGACAACCCGGCCGCCTGGCTGACCACCGTCGCGCGGCGGCTGGCCCTGGATCGGCTGCGGCGCGAGACAACGTTGCGCCGCAAGTTGCCGATGCTGATCGAGGACGCCGACCCCGATCCGGATGGTGAGCGCCCAACCGATCCGCTCCGGCTCGTCTTCACCTGTTGTCACCCGGCCCTGGCGCGCGAGTCCCAGATCGCGTTGACCCTGCGGCTGATCTGCGGTCTGACCACGCGCGAGGTGGCCGCCGGTCTGCTGGTGCCGGAGCCGACCGTGGCCGCGCGGATCACCCGGGCCAAAAAGAAGATCAGCGCCGCGGGCATCCCGTATCGCATCCCGGCCGACGCCGAACTCCCCGAGCGCCTGGACGCCGTACTCACCGTGGTGCATCTCGTTTACACCGCCGGCCATGTCGCCGCCGGGCCCGATCTGACCCGGGCCGATCTGACCGGGCGCGCGATCGACCTCGCTCGCATGCTGGTCCGCCTGATGCCGGCCGAGCCCGAGCCGCAGGCCTTGCTCGGGTTGTTGCTGATGACCGAGGCGCGTGGTGATGCGCGAGTTAGCGAGGACGGCGAGCTGGTATTGCTGGCCGACCAGAACCGCTCCCGCTGGGATGCGCGTTTGCTGGCGGAAGGCATCGCCCGCGCAACGGCTGCGTTGAATGCCGGCCAAGGGCGCTTCGCGTTGCAGGCGGCCGTCGCGGGACTGCACGTCACCGCCCGGTCGTGGCAGGAGACGGATTGGCCTGCCGTGGTTCGGATGTACGACGCGATGATGGCGCTCTGGCCCACCCCGATCGTCGCGCTCAACCGGGCGGCCGCGCGCAGCCTGGTGCCGGATGCGGATCTGGTCGCGGTCTTGGCCGAACTCGATGGGCTGGCGTCCTCGCCTGCGCTGAAGGCGTACGCCTATCTGCCGGCGACGCGGGCCGACGTACTGAATCGGCTGGGGCGTGCGGAGGAGGCGGCAGCCGCGTACCAGGAGGCTATCGATCTCACCGCGAACGAGGCGGAACGGCGGTTCCTGCTCCGCCGGCGTGCTTCACTTTCGCCATGA
- a CDS encoding DUF4870 domain-containing protein: MSYGPPGPGAGPVPPRPLSASEERNWALASHIGTLVAAWLAMGFLCPLVIWLIFRERSEFVRRHALDSLNFQISLLIYSAVGVILSIVTFGLGAIVVIPVAAVVAVVALVFIILATIAAADGREYRYPLTIRLVH, translated from the coding sequence ATGAGCTACGGTCCTCCCGGTCCTGGTGCCGGTCCTGTTCCACCCCGGCCGCTGTCCGCGTCCGAGGAGCGGAACTGGGCCCTCGCCTCGCATATCGGCACGCTGGTCGCCGCCTGGCTGGCGATGGGCTTTCTCTGTCCGCTGGTGATCTGGCTGATCTTCCGCGAGCGGTCGGAGTTCGTCCGGCGGCATGCGCTGGACTCGCTGAACTTCCAGATCAGCCTGCTGATCTACAGCGCGGTGGGCGTCATCCTGTCGATCGTGACGTTCGGGCTCGGCGCGATCGTCGTCATTCCCGTCGCGGCCGTGGTCGCCGTTGTCGCGCTCGTCTTCATCATCCTCGCGACGATCGCGGCAGCCGACGGCCGCGAGTACCGGTACCCGCTGACGATCCGCTTGGTGCACTGA